The Desulfovibrio fairfieldensis sequence CGTGACTTTCCTCAATAATGTAGTCGGCCAGGCTTTCCGGGCTCTGTTCCTTGTCCCAGGGGCAGCCGTCCGGACCCGTCAGGCGTTCGATGACGTTCTGCAACTCTTCCAATGCGCTTTTTTCCATAACGCTGTGCATCCTTGGTATGAGTATGGGCATATGACGCGCCGGTTCAGATTCCCAGGCGGGACACGAGATCGGGCGGCAGCCAGGTGCGCACCTGTTCCATCAGGGCGTTGAAATAGGGCAGGACGCGCGAATGCTGCATGAACGGCGCGTCGTGAAAGAATTTTTGCAGCACCAGCAGCGCCAGCGCGCAGAGCAGAACGCCCTTGGCCAGGCCCAGCAGGCCGCCCGCCAGCCTGTCCGCCCAGGAGACGAAGGAAAATGAAAGGATTTTCTGCAGCAGGCGGGCCAGCACGGCCACGACCAGAATCACGGCCAGAAAGATCAGCACGTAGGCGGCGATGGTCCGCCAGGCCGGGTCGGCAATGGCCGTGAGGCGCGGGGACAGCAGGGAGTGATAGGCGTGCGCGGCCCAGAAGCCGCCCACCAGCGAAACCACCCCGGCCACTTCGCCCACAAAACCGTGCACAAAGCCCCGTCCGGCAAAAAAGACCAACGCCAGGACGATGATCAGATCAAAAATGTCTTGCCCCATATGCGGTTCCCTCAGCCTCCGCGACGCACCATAGCAGAAGCGCCGCTGTGAGACAATGCGGCCCGCTGTACAGCCCCCGGACGTTGGGCTATATTCCTTCGCGTGAAATACGTATCCGCAGCATCCGCCCCGGCGGAATCCCAAGGGCCCGGAGGGCGGAGCGCCGGTCTTGAGGCCTACACGCCGGAAATCAGCGTGGCCGCGGCGGGGCGGCAATGGCGTCTGACGCGGGCCGCCGACCTGGAGGAACTCTGGGATGCCATGACCGCCGATCCTCATAATTTCGAGGACGAGCGGCTGCCCTACTGGACTGAGCTCTGGCCCTCCAGCGTGGCTCTGGCCGGCTGGCTGGCGGCCCGGCAAGAGGAGATCGCGGGCCGCGTCTGCCTGGATCTGGGCTGCGGCCTGGGACTCACCGCTCTGGTGGGCCAATGGCTGGGCGCGCGGGTCACGGCTGTGGATTACGAGGAAGCCGCCCTGCATTTCGCGTCGCGCAACGCGGCTCTCAATGGCGTGACGCAGCCGTGCTGGGCGCTCATGGACTGGCGGCGCCCGGCGGTGCGCGCACGGAGCATGGCGCGGATCTGGGGCGGGGACATCATGTATGAGAAGCGCTTTGTGGCGCCGGTGCTGCGTTTTCTGGAGCATGCCCTGGCCCCGGACGGCGCGGCCTGGGTGGCCGAGCCGGGGCGCTCGGTGTATGAGGCTTTTCTGCACGCCCTGCACTGCGGCGGCTGGCAGGGGCGGCGTGTGCATACCGCGCGGGTGGAGCCCCTTTATGCCCAGCCCGTGCCGGTGACCGTGCAGGTATGGGAAATCCGGCGGCGGGCGGACTGAGCGCGCACGGGCTGGAATTATTTCTACAGACGGCAGGCGGAATGTATGGGCAAACTGGCGCGTTTCGGCGTATCGCTGGATGAGGATTTGTTGGGGCCTTTTGACGCGCTCTGCGCGCGCAAGGGCTATTCCAACCGTTCGGAAGCCATCCGGGACCTGATCCGCAAGGCTTTGGTCGAAGAGGACTGGCGGACATCCCAGGGGCAGGGCGCGGGCACGCTGACCCTGGTCTACGACCACCACAAAAACGATCTGGCGCGGCGGCTGATGCGTATTCAGCACGACGATCACGACATCATCGTGACCACCCTGCATGTGCATCTGGATCATTACAACTGCCTGGAGGTGCTGGTGCTCAAGGGCGAGGCCGAGCGCGTGCGGGCTCTGGCCGATCGGCTGATCTCCTGCCGCGGCGTCAAACACGGCACGTTCAGCGTGACCACAACCGGACAGGATCTGGCCTGATGGAAGACGTACAAAGCCATGCCCCCACAGTGCCTCTGAATATCGACCGCGTGGGTGTGCGCGAACTCAGGCTGCCCCTGCTGGTGCGCGACCGCGCCCGGGGCAGCCAGCAGACCGTGGCCAGCGTGGACCTGGGCGTGGACCTGCCTTCGGCCTTCAAGGGAACCCACATGAGCCGTTTTGTGGAAGCCCTGGAGGAGTGGAATGAGGAAATCAGCTACCAGTCGGTGCGCCGCCTGCTGGAAAACATCAAGGAACGCCTGGGCGCGCGGCGGGCCTGGGCGCGCTTCAGTTTTCCCTATTTCATCCGCAAGGCGGCCCCGGCCTCGGGCAGCCCCGGCACCGTGGCCTATGCCTGCCGCCTTACCGGCGAACTGGATGAAAACGGGCAGTCATTTCTGCTGGATCTGGACGTGCCGGTGATGACCGTCTGCCCCTGCTCCAAGGCCATCAGCCGTGAGGGCGCGCACAGCCAGCGGGCCATCGTGCGCATGCGCGTGCGCATGACCGGCTTTTCCTGGTTGGAGGAATTCATCGAGATGGCCGAGGAGTCGGGTTCCTCGGCGGTCTATACCCTGCTCAAGCGCGAGGACGAAAAATTCGTCACCGAGCACGCCTTTGCCGCCCCGGCCTTTGTGGAGGACGTGGTGCGCAATGTGGCGCAGCGCCTTTCCCGGCACACGCATGTGGACTGGTTCAGCGTGGAGGTGGAGAGCATGGAGTCCATCCACAACCATAACGCCTTTGCCCGCATCGAACGCAGTCTGGCCGCATCCGGAGCCCGGAAAGGCGCTCGGCCGTAGGGTTTGGCGGATCCGGCCCGGCACGGGAAAAAGCGTTTTGCAGTGGGCTGATTTTATGCTATGAAAGCCGCTAAGGTGTAAATGATGAGCGGCATTACCGGCAGTATGAACCTGGGCGCGTCGGCCATGAATGCCCATTCTTGGGGTATGGCTGTTACGGCGCACAATGTGGCCAACGTGAACACGGCGGGCTTTGCGCCGCAACACGCGGTCTATGCCACGGGCCCCGGCGGCCGGGGCGTGCGGCTGGATGCCGTGCTTCAGGATTCCGGCGTTGCCGGACGGCTTCCCGCCGAGGTCCGCAATAACCCGGCCGTATCCGCCGCTCCGGCGTCTGTGGAGTCGGACTTTGTTAATCCCGGCGGCACGGATCTGGGGCGTGAAATGACGCAGATGATCTCCACGCAGCGGACCTATGAGGCCAACGCCCAGGTTGTCCGTACCGGCGACGCCATGCTGGGGACGCTGCTGGATCTTAAGGCCTGAATGACGCAATTACCGGAATGGGCGGGATGGACCTGCCCGTTTTTTTATCCCGTTGCCCGCCGCTTGCCGGTAGGACGGTCATTGCCGGAATGGCTTGCATTGAAAATGTCTGAATGCTCTGTGCGGATTTCTACAAGATCCGCGCCGCGAAATTGTCGCAAGGTGAATTGACTTCACCGTTACGCGGCAATTTCAAGCGCAACATGCTGGGAATGGAGTGCGAATGGGTAAATATCTGAAACTGTGTGCGCTGATTATGGGCTGCGGCCTGGCTTTCGGGTGCGCGGCCAAACAGAATGCCGCCGATGAGAATATGCGTGTGGAGCGCTTCCGCCGTTCCTATGAGGCGGCTCTGGACGAAGACCAGGCCCAGGCCAGCAGGCAGCTGTTGCGCAAGGCCCGTTCGGCCATCGGGACCCCCTATGTGCGGGGCGGGTCCAGTCCGGGCGGTTTTGACTGCTCGGGCTTTGTCTGCTGGGCCTACAAAAGCGTGGGCGTGCAGTTGCCGCGCACCGCGCGGGAGCAGTCCGCGGTGGGCCAGCGCATTAAGAATCAGGAAGATATGCGTGCCGGTGACATTGTGGCCTTCCGCCATCCCCGCCGGGGTTATCACACGGGTATTTACGTGGGGGACGGCAAATTCATCCACAGCCCGCGCCGCCGCACCAAAGTGCGGATCAACTCTCTCAGTGACCCCTATTTCAGCAGCACTTTTCTGGGCGCGCGCCGTGTGAATTTTGAAGGCAATGAAAACCTGGTGGCCCAGGCCGAAAGCCGTCTCAACGACTATGCCGAGGAAAAAGCCGTGCGCGAACTCTCCGTGCAGAAAAAAAGCCCGGCCAAATCCCGCCGCAGTGTGAAAACACGCCGCGCCTCTCGCGACAAAGTGGTGCAGGTCGCCAGCAACGATACGCGGCGCAGCGCCAAGGCCGCACCCGCCAAGGCAGCCAAGGTTGGGAAAAGCAAGGCCGAGCGCGCTTCCAAGGGCGGCAAAACCGCTGCCCATGCCTCCGATAAGAAAGCCTCTCCCAAGGTGGCCTCCTCTTCCCACCAGAAAAGTAAAAAATCTTCCGGCACCAAGAGCCGCAAGCAATCATAGGTATATTCATGCTTCCTGTTATCAGTCCCGCTGAAACCCTGCAAAAACTTCGGGACGGAAAAATCCGTCTCGTGGACATCCGGGAGCCCGATGAAGTAAACGCCGTGCGCGTGCCCGGCGCTGAAGTGGCCCCGCTTTCCGTCATCAAATGGACGCGTCTGGCCCCGGCCAGCCCGGACCTGCCCATTGTATTCACCTGCAATTCCGGCAACCGCACCACCAAGCAGAGTGACCTGCTGGAAGAACTGGCCGGAGGACCCGCCTTGCAGATGGAAGGCGGCGTCAGCACCTGGGCCAAGCAAGGCCTGCCGGTGGAGCGCGGTCGGCAGAGCATGCCTCTGTTCCGCCAGATTCAGATCGGCGCGGGCGCGCTGGTGCTGCTGGGCCTGGCCGGAGTGTTCGTCTGGCCGCCCATGATCTGGCTGTCCGCCTTTGTGGGCGCGGGTCTGGTCTTTGCCGGAGTGACCGGCTTCTGCGGCCTGGGCTTGCTGCTTTCGGCCATGCCCTGGAACAAAAAATAAGCCCATGCCGCCTCGCGGTCATGAGGGCGGCCCGCCGCAACAGCCTGCGGACCGCATTTGTGGTCGGCTGGCCCCGAGTCCCACGGGCTACGCCCATCTGGGCAATGCCTGGGCCTTCCTGCTGGCCTGGCTGGCGGTGAGGGCGCGCAAGGGCGTTCTTATTCTGCGGCTGGAAGACATCGACCCCCAGCGTTCCAGGCCGGAATTCGCAACGGCTTTATTGGAAGATCTGCGTTGGCTGGGTCTGGACTGGGATCAGGGGCCGGATGTGGGGGGACCCGCCGGGCCGTATGAGCAGAGCCGACGCACAGCCGTATACGCGGACGTATTGGCCCGGCTGGAGGCCGCAGGCCTGACCTATCCCTGTTTCTGCACCCGAAAGGAACTGCGCCTGCTGGCCGCGGCCCCGCATGTGGATGACGCGGGCGCGCCCTATCCCGGCATCTGCCGGGAGTTGAGCGCGGAACAGCGGGAGGCCCTGCTCCGGGCCGGGCGCAAGGCCGCCGTGCGGCTGCGTTGCGCGGCGGAGCGCGTTGATTTTGTGGACGCGCTGCTGGGGCCCCAATCTTTTTGTTTGGTGGAATGCGGTGGGGATTTCGCCTTGCGGCGTTCCGACGGCGTACTGGCCTATCAACTGGCCGTGGCCGTGGACGACGCGCTTATGGGCGTAAACCAGGTGGTGCGCGGGCGGGATATCCTGTCTTCCACGCCGCGCCAGATCGCTCTTTTGCGGCTTTTGGGGTATGCTGTCCCCTCGTATGCGCACATTCCGCTGCTTCTGGACGGCGAGGGCCAGCGCCTGGCCAAGCGCCACCAGAGCCTGTCGCTGCGGGTTTTACGCGAGCGGGGCGCGGACCCCAGGCGCATTGTGGGCCTGCTGGCCCGGCTGGCCGGGCTCAACCCGCGCGGTTGGTCCGTGCTCCCGGCGGAATTGTTGCCGGATTTTGCTCTGGAGCGCCTGCCCGGCGCGGACCAGCGCGTGACGGATCAGGATTTGCGTCGGCTTGCGTCATAACGCATCGTACGCTTGAGATTTCCGCTTGACGGCGGGCAAAGCCCTCCTGCGGAAAACTCGCGGGCCTTGTGAAACATGGCCGGGCATTTTTACCGCTAAGAAGCAATGGTATTGTGAAGCAGCCCCCAGTGGCGCGTATCTCTCAGCAGGAGTGTGTAGAACCGTGGCAACGCTTGATCAGGATTTTCTGGATGCAGCTTTTCCGGCC is a genomic window containing:
- a CDS encoding CvpA family protein; protein product: MGQDIFDLIIVLALVFFAGRGFVHGFVGEVAGVVSLVGGFWAAHAYHSLLSPRLTAIADPAWRTIAAYVLIFLAVILVVAVLARLLQKILSFSFVSWADRLAGGLLGLAKGVLLCALALLVLQKFFHDAPFMQHSRVLPYFNALMEQVRTWLPPDLVSRLGI
- a CDS encoding rhodanese family protein, which gives rise to MLPVISPAETLQKLRDGKIRLVDIREPDEVNAVRVPGAEVAPLSVIKWTRLAPASPDLPIVFTCNSGNRTTKQSDLLEELAGGPALQMEGGVSTWAKQGLPVERGRQSMPLFRQIQIGAGALVLLGLAGVFVWPPMIWLSAFVGAGLVFAGVTGFCGLGLLLSAMPWNKK
- a CDS encoding class I SAM-dependent methyltransferase — translated: MKYVSAASAPAESQGPGGRSAGLEAYTPEISVAAAGRQWRLTRAADLEELWDAMTADPHNFEDERLPYWTELWPSSVALAGWLAARQEEIAGRVCLDLGCGLGLTALVGQWLGARVTAVDYEEAALHFASRNAALNGVTQPCWALMDWRRPAVRARSMARIWGGDIMYEKRFVAPVLRFLEHALAPDGAAWVAEPGRSVYEAFLHALHCGGWQGRRVHTARVEPLYAQPVPVTVQVWEIRRRAD
- the folE2 gene encoding GTP cyclohydrolase FolE2, with the translated sequence MEDVQSHAPTVPLNIDRVGVRELRLPLLVRDRARGSQQTVASVDLGVDLPSAFKGTHMSRFVEALEEWNEEISYQSVRRLLENIKERLGARRAWARFSFPYFIRKAAPASGSPGTVAYACRLTGELDENGQSFLLDLDVPVMTVCPCSKAISREGAHSQRAIVRMRVRMTGFSWLEEFIEMAEESGSSAVYTLLKREDEKFVTEHAFAAPAFVEDVVRNVAQRLSRHTHVDWFSVEVESMESIHNHNAFARIERSLAASGARKGARP
- a CDS encoding C40 family peptidase, producing the protein MGKYLKLCALIMGCGLAFGCAAKQNAADENMRVERFRRSYEAALDEDQAQASRQLLRKARSAIGTPYVRGGSSPGGFDCSGFVCWAYKSVGVQLPRTAREQSAVGQRIKNQEDMRAGDIVAFRHPRRGYHTGIYVGDGKFIHSPRRRTKVRINSLSDPYFSSTFLGARRVNFEGNENLVAQAESRLNDYAEEKAVRELSVQKKSPAKSRRSVKTRRASRDKVVQVASNDTRRSAKAAPAKAAKVGKSKAERASKGGKTAAHASDKKASPKVASSSHQKSKKSSGTKSRKQS
- a CDS encoding flagellar basal body rod protein FlgC; translated protein: MSGITGSMNLGASAMNAHSWGMAVTAHNVANVNTAGFAPQHAVYATGPGGRGVRLDAVLQDSGVAGRLPAEVRNNPAVSAAPASVESDFVNPGGTDLGREMTQMISTQRTYEANAQVVRTGDAMLGTLLDLKA
- the gluQRS gene encoding tRNA glutamyl-Q(34) synthetase GluQRS; its protein translation is MPPRGHEGGPPQQPADRICGRLAPSPTGYAHLGNAWAFLLAWLAVRARKGVLILRLEDIDPQRSRPEFATALLEDLRWLGLDWDQGPDVGGPAGPYEQSRRTAVYADVLARLEAAGLTYPCFCTRKELRLLAAAPHVDDAGAPYPGICRELSAEQREALLRAGRKAAVRLRCAAERVDFVDALLGPQSFCLVECGGDFALRRSDGVLAYQLAVAVDDALMGVNQVVRGRDILSSTPRQIALLRLLGYAVPSYAHIPLLLDGEGQRLAKRHQSLSLRVLRERGADPRRIVGLLARLAGLNPRGWSVLPAELLPDFALERLPGADQRVTDQDLRRLAS
- the nikR gene encoding nickel-responsive transcriptional regulator NikR, yielding MGKLARFGVSLDEDLLGPFDALCARKGYSNRSEAIRDLIRKALVEEDWRTSQGQGAGTLTLVYDHHKNDLARRLMRIQHDDHDIIVTTLHVHLDHYNCLEVLVLKGEAERVRALADRLISCRGVKHGTFSVTTTGQDLA